The following is a genomic window from Solidesulfovibrio sp..
TCGCCACCCAGCGCCCCAGCGTCGATGTCGTCACGGGGCTTATAAAAGCCAACTTCCCCACGCGCATCGCCTTTCAGGTGACCAGCAAGCACGATTCGCGCACCATCCTCGACGCCGTGGGCGCGGAATACCTCCTCGGCCGCGGCGACATGCTCTACAAGCCCAGCGGCGGCAAGACCACGCGCATGCACGGCGCCTTCGTCTCCGACGAGGAGACGGCCGCCGTGGTCGAGCACTGGAAGAGCAAGGCCGCGCCGAGTTACCGCCTGGATTTCAACGACTGGCAGAAAGCCGCTGACGGCAACGGTGGGGAGCTCGGCGGCGAGGGCGGCGACGACACCGCCGCCGACGCCGTTTACCCCCAGGCCGTGGAATTTGTCATGGAACAGGGCAAGGCCTCCATCTCGCTCATCCAGCGGCGCTTCCGCATCGGCTTCAACCGGGCCGCCCGGTTCATCGAACAAATGGAACGCGACGGCCTGCTCGGCCCCCAGGAAGGCAGCAAGCCGCGTTCGGTCATACGCGGGAAAGAGTAGGGGCGGGAAGTTAGGGGGAGAAGAATGCCTCCGGCGGCCAGGAGGGGCCGGGGGCCCCTCCTGGACCACCCCGAAAGGGGAGGGGCTCTTGTTCACACCACATTGCAACGGGAATGATGATGCACGTACTTAATAGAGATTTGTTCGGGTTGGCGAGACGGCCTGTGGCGCAGGATACTGACGGCACGAAACCCGCGTTTCCCCTTTCCGGGAGTCCAGAGGGCGAAGCCCTTTGGTCGCCGAAGGCTTCCCTTCTACCCACCTTGCCCACCTTGCCCATCCTGCCCTTGTTCCTTGCCGGGCTCGTCGCCTGTTTCCTGCTGGCCGTGCCGCGTCCGGCCCGGGCCGTGGACGCCGGCGAACTGGCCGGGCGCATCCAGAAGAAATACGCCGCCATCAGCGCCTTTTCCGCCAACTTCAAGCAGGCCATCCGCAACGCCGCCAGCGGTGACACGGAACACCGCTCGGGCCAGTTCCTGTTCAAAAAGCCCGTGCTCGTGCGCTGGGAGACGGTCAAGCCCGAGAAGGAACTGCTCATCGTCGGCAAGGACGCCGTGTGGGACTATTTCGAGGAGGACAAGGAAGCCTACCGCTATTCGGTTGCCGAGGTCATCAGCTCCAAGACCATGCTGCGGTTCCTGACCGGCAAGGCCAACCTGACCGAGGATTTCCACGTCGCCCCGGGCAAGCCCGAGGAGGCCGGGCCGGGCCAGGCCGTGCTCCAGCTCGCCCCCCGCGAGCCCGAGCCCGGGCTGGTCCTGGCCAAGGTCTGGGTGGACCTGGCCACGGACATGATCGCCCGTGTCTATATCCAGGATTTCTACGCCAACACCAACGACCTGACCCTGGAAGGGGTGGTGGCCAATCCCAAGCTGGCCGACAGCCTGTTCACCTTCACCCCGCCCAAGGAGGCCAAGGTCCACGACAACGCCCCGGCCAGGGAACGCGACCTCAAACCGTAGGCCCCGGCCGGGCAACGGGCCGGGCACGAGGCGGCCGTTTCTCCGGGAGACAAGCCAGAGGCGAGTTTGCCGGAGGGACGGCCGCGCGCGTTTCGAGGGCGGCGGTTACGGGCGCTTGCCGGTGCGGCGTCGGCCGCCGCTGGCGTTGTTTCGGGCTTTGGGGGCGGCCGGGCCGCCGGTGGTCGGGTGGGGCTTTTTCGCCGGTCGCCCTGGCCCATCGGGCGCCTGGGACCGGCTGGGCCGCGCCGGCGGTTCGTCGGCCAGGCCCACGGCGCGCCGCAGGCCGGCCAGTTCTTGCGGCGTCAACTCCCGGCACTGCCCGGGCGGCAGGTCGCCGAGGAACAGCGGCCCCTGGGCCACGCGGGCCAGCGTCAGCACGGTCAGGCCCAAGTCCCGGCACATGCGCCGGATCTGGCGGTTGACGCCCTGGGAAAGCCGCAGTTCGAGAACCGTGCGGTCGGGCGCCGGCCGGTCCAGGATGCGCGTCGGCACCGGGGCGAGCCTTTCGCCCTCGGCCAGGGTCATGCCGCCCTCCATGGCCGCCAGCGTCCCGGCATCGACCTTCCCACGCACCGTGACCCGGTAGCGCTTCTCCACGTGCCAGCGCGGATGGGCCAGGCGAAAGGCCAGTTCGCCGTCGGTGGTCAAAAGCAGCAGCCCCTCGGAAAAAAAGTCCAGCCGGCCCACGGAAAAAAGGCGCCGGTCGCGGAAGGGCGCGGGCAGGTTGTCGAAGACCGTGGGCCGGCCCTCGGGATCGCGGGCCGTGGTCACGCAGCCCGGGCGCTTGTGCAGCAGTATCGTGACGGGCGTTTCGTGGCGGGCAAGCGGCACGGGCTTGCCGTCCACGGCCAGACGGTCGCGACTGGGATCGATGCGCCGGCCAAGGTCGGTGACGGCCTGTCCGTTGACCGAAACCCGGCCGGCGGTGATGAGCGCGTCGGCTCCGCGCCGCGAGGCCACCCCGGCTTCGGCCAGGGCCTTGTTGAGGCGAATCGGTTCGTTGTCGCCCATGGGCAGCTCCGGCGCGTGTTGGCGGTTGCGGGGGTGGGTTTGGCCGGCCGTGTGCGGTCCAGGGCATGGACACCGAACAGGCTGGCGCGGGGCCTTAGGCGGGTAGGCGCAGGAAAAACCGGGTGCCTTCCTGCGGGGAGCTTTCGAAATCCACGTCCCCGCCCAGACATTGGCGGGCGAACAGCCGCATGCTGTAGGCACCGAAGCCGCGCCCCACGCCCTTGGTTGAAAAACCCTTCTGGAACAGGCGCATGCGGGTTTCCTCGTCCAGCACGGCCGGGTTGCGGACCCAGATGACCACTCCGCCGTCCGGGCCGGCCTGGCAGCCGAGCGTCACCGTTTCGCCGGGCCGGGAGGCCTCCAGGGCGTTTTTGACCATGTTGACCAGGATGCGCTGGATGATGCGGGGATCGCTGGAAAAACGCAGGCAGGGCGCCTGGGGGTCGACCATGACGGTCCGGGAGGTGCCGGGGGAAAACGACTGGCAGTAGGTGGCCAGGTAGCCGAGGGTTTCCCGGGAATCCAGGGCGGTGAAGGCGCGCTCGTATTCGCTGGCTTCCACGGCCAGGAAGTCTTTTTGCGTTTCCACGATGTCCTGGATGTCGTTTATGGCCCGGCGCAGCAGGTCCAGGTCGTCGCGATGCTGTTGGGGCAGCTCCAGGGAGATGAGTTCGTGGATGCCCTTGATGCCGGCCACGGCATTGAGGATGTCATGGAAAAAAATGCGCTCGAAGCTGCGCAGGGCCTTTTCGTGGGCGATGTCGATGATGGCGTTGAGCACCAGCCGGTGCTCGCCCTGGGTCAGCGGGCTGGCCCAGACCTGGAGGTTCAGCGCATCGAGTTCCGTGACGTTTTTGCGGTTGATGGCGCATTCCTGGGTGGCGCGCTTGCCGGAGAGGCTTTTGACGATGGCGTTGGCCGCGCCGCAGTACTGGCAAAACCGCGTGGTGCCGCAGCCGCCGCTCTTCTCGAAGGCGTGCAGGCAGCCCAGGGCCTCGCCCGGGCGCTTGCCGAGGACGTCCTCGATCTGGACGGCGCCGGCCAGGGCGACGAAGCGTTCGTTGGCGTAGACGATCTGCCGGGTCGCATTGACGATGGCGATGGACAGGGGCAGCACGGCCAGGGCGCCGGCCGCCGGGGAACTGGCGATTTCGCGTGAAATCGCCAGTATTTCCTCAAGGCTTAGGCGCTCGGCCGGCAGATGATCCGTGGGGAGTGTTACGTCTGGCATGCCTTCCCGGACCCGTCGCGCACGTCGTCGTCCTGGCCGCCGAGGCTGGCCGGGCATGCGCCGCGGTTGGTGCGTCAACGGCGGTCCGGAACGGATCGCCGTCAGATCTGGATGACCTTGTCGGCCAGATCGAGGCTTGTGACCACATCCAGCATGTTCGTGGTCTGGCCGACCTCTTTTTTGTCCAAAATGCCGAAAAAGTCCAGACAGGTGCCGCACACCAGAATGGTGACGCCGGCCGCCTCCAGTTCCTTGAGCTTTTCCAGGACGGCACTGCCGGCCACGGTCAGCTTGACCCCGCCGTTGACCAGGATGATACGCCACAGGCCCTCGCCCAGTTCCGGCAGGGTGCCGATGAAATTGAACATGAGCTTGGCCCCCAGTTCGGGGTCGCCGCGTCCCATGGTGTCGGCGGTGATGAACACGGCGGTCTTCGGGTCCGCGACGGCTTGGGGCGCCGCAGTTGGGGCGGCGGTGGGGGCGGCAACCGGTTCACCGGTGGCCGTGGCCTGGAGGGTGACGATGCCGTCCACCTCGGTGGCGCTGACGGCGTAGCCGCGCGTGGTCAGAAACCGGGTGACATTTTCCTTGGCCGCCTGGTTGTCCACGGTGACGGTCAGGTGTTTGGGCGCCTGGCCTTCCACGCATTCCTTGCACCGGATGACCGGTCCGGGACAGGCCAACCCCCGGCAATCGAGATTCGTCTCCATGGCATCCTCCTTTGAAGGGCAAAGGATAGACCAAGGAGATACGGCGAGGTCAAATCGATTGATCGGATTGCAACGGAGCGGCCCGATAGGCGCCGCCTATCGGGTCGCCCCGGGAGGAAGCG
Proteins encoded in this region:
- a CDS encoding outer membrane lipoprotein carrier protein LolA translates to MPILPLFLAGLVACFLLAVPRPARAVDAGELAGRIQKKYAAISAFSANFKQAIRNAASGDTEHRSGQFLFKKPVLVRWETVKPEKELLIVGKDAVWDYFEEDKEAYRYSVAEVISSKTMLRFLTGKANLTEDFHVAPGKPEEAGPGQAVLQLAPREPEPGLVLAKVWVDLATDMIARVYIQDFYANTNDLTLEGVVANPKLADSLFTFTPPKEAKVHDNAPARERDLKP
- a CDS encoding pseudouridine synthase, translating into MGDNEPIRLNKALAEAGVASRRGADALITAGRVSVNGQAVTDLGRRIDPSRDRLAVDGKPVPLARHETPVTILLHKRPGCVTTARDPEGRPTVFDNLPAPFRDRRLFSVGRLDFFSEGLLLLTTDGELAFRLAHPRWHVEKRYRVTVRGKVDAGTLAAMEGGMTLAEGERLAPVPTRILDRPAPDRTVLELRLSQGVNRQIRRMCRDLGLTVLTLARVAQGPLFLGDLPPGQCRELTPQELAGLRRAVGLADEPPARPSRSQAPDGPGRPAKKPHPTTGGPAAPKARNNASGGRRRTGKRP
- a CDS encoding HAMP domain-containing sensor histidine kinase: MPDVTLPTDHLPAERLSLEEILAISREIASSPAAGALAVLPLSIAIVNATRQIVYANERFVALAGAVQIEDVLGKRPGEALGCLHAFEKSGGCGTTRFCQYCGAANAIVKSLSGKRATQECAINRKNVTELDALNLQVWASPLTQGEHRLVLNAIIDIAHEKALRSFERIFFHDILNAVAGIKGIHELISLELPQQHRDDLDLLRRAINDIQDIVETQKDFLAVEASEYERAFTALDSRETLGYLATYCQSFSPGTSRTVMVDPQAPCLRFSSDPRIIQRILVNMVKNALEASRPGETVTLGCQAGPDGGVVIWVRNPAVLDEETRMRLFQKGFSTKGVGRGFGAYSMRLFARQCLGGDVDFESSPQEGTRFFLRLPA
- the yedF gene encoding sulfurtransferase-like selenium metabolism protein YedF; this translates as METNLDCRGLACPGPVIRCKECVEGQAPKHLTVTVDNQAAKENVTRFLTTRGYAVSATEVDGIVTLQATATGEPVAAPTAAPTAAPQAVADPKTAVFITADTMGRGDPELGAKLMFNFIGTLPELGEGLWRIILVNGGVKLTVAGSAVLEKLKELEAAGVTILVCGTCLDFFGILDKKEVGQTTNMLDVVTSLDLADKVIQI